From the Temnothorax longispinosus isolate EJ_2023e chromosome 6, Tlon_JGU_v1, whole genome shotgun sequence genome, one window contains:
- the Kr gene encoding protein krueppel isoform X1, with translation MALACLREVQIYAGFLIDRHLGMMQDPENNTQLDNAPRSMFPIFDPTSTGLPMTQEQLIANQARMTRIALMAARIPVSLHATLASPSLYPQDIFGTWLTPRIASSPPSPLHPLPEVSPAPNTKPASRRNNNNNNNHNNNNNNDNSDNNNMTGNDDERIVRRGRAAKRKPTKSKAEAAAEGADPVSPSVSPETAKDSKDKIFTCGVCHRSFGYKHVLQNHERTHTGEKPFQCQECQKRFTRDHHLKTHMRLHTGEKPYKCKFCDRKFVQVANLRRHLRVHTGERPYACDVCASKFSDSNQLKAHMLIHNNEKPFECESCQMRFRRRHHLQQHKCGNGAAHESLPEADSPPSLNSDELDSEEYVDVDVDVDIDGEQAPEEEPEGIALTRKYIMPPKRLARHLRINPELNSPVYPNPSPVVLPVQTEPEDLSMNKSSSRRSHSGGSNNSSLNADVSNETNLEEDDEEDEATMFLRRPRAHRQQIVTDSDHAS, from the exons ATGGCACTGGCTTGTTTGCGCGAAGTGCAGATTTATGCAG GATTCTTGATTGACCGGCATCTGGGCATGATGCAGGACCCCGAGAACAACACTCAGCTCGACAACGCGCCGCGAAGTATGTTTCCCATATTCGATCCTACGTCAACTGGACTACCGATGACCCAGGAGCAGCTGATTGCTAATCAAGCGAGAATGACGAGGATAGCTCTGATGGCCGCGAGAATTCCTGTGTCGTTACACGCCACTCTCGCGTCTCCGTCGCTCTACCCGCAGGATATCTTCGGGACTTGGCTAACACCGCGAATTGCGTCCTCGCCGCCCTCCCCCCTTCACCCACTGCCAGAAGTATCGCCGGCTCCTAACACGAAGCCCGCGTCTCGGCGCaacaacaataacaataacaatcataacaataataacaataacgacAACAGTGACAACAACAATATGACGGGCAATGACGACGAGAGAATCGTCAGGAGGGGTCGCGCCGCGAAGAGAAAACCCACCAAATCGAAAGCGGAAGCCGCGGCGGAGGGTGCCGACCCGGTCAGTCCTTCCGTCAGTCCCGAAACGGCGAAGGACAGCAAAGATAAGATCTTCACTTGCGGAGTGTGCCACAGATCCTTCGGATATAAGCACGTGCTGCAGAATCACGAACGTACGCATACGGGCGAGAAACCTTTCCAGTGCCAGGAATGCCAGAAAAG ATTTACCCGGGATCATCATTTGAAGACGCACATGCGACTCCATACGGGCGAAAAACCTTACAAATGCAAATTCTGCGATCGAAAGTTCGTTCAGGTGGCGAATCTCCGTCGTCATTTACGCGTACACACGGGCGAGCGTCCGTACGCCTGCGACGTGTGCGCGTCCAAGTTCAGCGATTCGAATCAGCTGAAGGCGCACATGCTGATACACAACAACGAGAAGCCGTTCGAGTGCGAGAGCTGTCAGATGCGTTTCAGAAGGCGGCACCATTTGCAGCAGCATAAATGTGGTAACGGCGCGGCGCACGAGTCGCTACCGGAGGCCGATTCACCCCCGTCGTTGAACAGCGATGAGCTCGACTCAGAGGAGTACGTTGATGTTGACGTCGATGTGGATATCGACGGGGAGCAGGCGCCGGAGGAGGAACCAGAAGGGATTGCGCTCACCAGGAAATACATTATGCCGCCCAAAAGATTGGCTCGTCATCTCCGAATTAACCCCGAATTAAATAGCCCCGTATACCCGAATCCCTCCCCAGTCGTTTTGCCGGTGCAGACGGAACCCGAGGATTTGTCTATGAACAAATCGTCCTCGCGCAGGTCACACTCCGGCGGCAGCAATAATTCGTCGCTGAACGCCGACGTCAGTAACGAGACCAATCTGGAGGAGGACGACGAAGAGGATGAGGCCACCATGTTCCTGAGGCGCCCGCGCGCTCATCGTCAACAAATAGTCACCGACAGCGATCATGCCTCCTAG
- the Kr gene encoding protein krueppel isoform X2 produces MMQDPENNTQLDNAPRSMFPIFDPTSTGLPMTQEQLIANQARMTRIALMAARIPVSLHATLASPSLYPQDIFGTWLTPRIASSPPSPLHPLPEVSPAPNTKPASRRNNNNNNNHNNNNNNDNSDNNNMTGNDDERIVRRGRAAKRKPTKSKAEAAAEGADPVSPSVSPETAKDSKDKIFTCGVCHRSFGYKHVLQNHERTHTGEKPFQCQECQKRFTRDHHLKTHMRLHTGEKPYKCKFCDRKFVQVANLRRHLRVHTGERPYACDVCASKFSDSNQLKAHMLIHNNEKPFECESCQMRFRRRHHLQQHKCGNGAAHESLPEADSPPSLNSDELDSEEYVDVDVDVDIDGEQAPEEEPEGIALTRKYIMPPKRLARHLRINPELNSPVYPNPSPVVLPVQTEPEDLSMNKSSSRRSHSGGSNNSSLNADVSNETNLEEDDEEDEATMFLRRPRAHRQQIVTDSDHAS; encoded by the exons ATGATGCAGGACCCCGAGAACAACACTCAGCTCGACAACGCGCCGCGAAGTATGTTTCCCATATTCGATCCTACGTCAACTGGACTACCGATGACCCAGGAGCAGCTGATTGCTAATCAAGCGAGAATGACGAGGATAGCTCTGATGGCCGCGAGAATTCCTGTGTCGTTACACGCCACTCTCGCGTCTCCGTCGCTCTACCCGCAGGATATCTTCGGGACTTGGCTAACACCGCGAATTGCGTCCTCGCCGCCCTCCCCCCTTCACCCACTGCCAGAAGTATCGCCGGCTCCTAACACGAAGCCCGCGTCTCGGCGCaacaacaataacaataacaatcataacaataataacaataacgacAACAGTGACAACAACAATATGACGGGCAATGACGACGAGAGAATCGTCAGGAGGGGTCGCGCCGCGAAGAGAAAACCCACCAAATCGAAAGCGGAAGCCGCGGCGGAGGGTGCCGACCCGGTCAGTCCTTCCGTCAGTCCCGAAACGGCGAAGGACAGCAAAGATAAGATCTTCACTTGCGGAGTGTGCCACAGATCCTTCGGATATAAGCACGTGCTGCAGAATCACGAACGTACGCATACGGGCGAGAAACCTTTCCAGTGCCAGGAATGCCAGAAAAG ATTTACCCGGGATCATCATTTGAAGACGCACATGCGACTCCATACGGGCGAAAAACCTTACAAATGCAAATTCTGCGATCGAAAGTTCGTTCAGGTGGCGAATCTCCGTCGTCATTTACGCGTACACACGGGCGAGCGTCCGTACGCCTGCGACGTGTGCGCGTCCAAGTTCAGCGATTCGAATCAGCTGAAGGCGCACATGCTGATACACAACAACGAGAAGCCGTTCGAGTGCGAGAGCTGTCAGATGCGTTTCAGAAGGCGGCACCATTTGCAGCAGCATAAATGTGGTAACGGCGCGGCGCACGAGTCGCTACCGGAGGCCGATTCACCCCCGTCGTTGAACAGCGATGAGCTCGACTCAGAGGAGTACGTTGATGTTGACGTCGATGTGGATATCGACGGGGAGCAGGCGCCGGAGGAGGAACCAGAAGGGATTGCGCTCACCAGGAAATACATTATGCCGCCCAAAAGATTGGCTCGTCATCTCCGAATTAACCCCGAATTAAATAGCCCCGTATACCCGAATCCCTCCCCAGTCGTTTTGCCGGTGCAGACGGAACCCGAGGATTTGTCTATGAACAAATCGTCCTCGCGCAGGTCACACTCCGGCGGCAGCAATAATTCGTCGCTGAACGCCGACGTCAGTAACGAGACCAATCTGGAGGAGGACGACGAAGAGGATGAGGCCACCATGTTCCTGAGGCGCCCGCGCGCTCATCGTCAACAAATAGTCACCGACAGCGATCATGCCTCCTAG